tctattataaaatcaagacagaaacaaacgtacttccttcttctatgactctccacacacGCTTATGttgaaagcatgtgaagtgttgccataggtagagagttctgctcaacgccacctgtagcccatttcgatcgccaattaCATTATTCacttcgaaaaaataataattttaagaaaagggttattttatttactttaaaatgctgtcaaataaataaaaaaaaaacatttattttcattaaatataatttttaaacagtgaCCATGACCGGGATACGAACCCTCGGGGCCAGCAATTTTTACTTCCCATCACTTAACCCAGCTGGTCACATTTGGCTGTCCTACTTGTAACAAGCGTTTTAAGTGAAAACCTGCAATGTTTGAATAGAGCCGTATTGTTCTGTGCCCCTGAATTGTAACTGTGCCACATTTTGGGCCCCTTCATTAGTCTATGATAATTTCCTTTGGTTTGATAACATAGAAACTCTTCATGACATAAATTCAAATGCAAGTGTTCTGGTCCGTTAGCCACTTAACATAACCTAGACACCAAATTTATAACTACTGCAGCAGagacatgaaaaataataaaatgaacatgtataattttaattattagaaaaggaagaaaacatgaaatttaatttaaaaaaagagacaattgcaataaaacttaagaatttatttataacaacaacaacaacacattTTACAATATGATACTTTTCgttcttaaaatatgaataatttataagaaatatctttaaaatacatgtttataatttctttttattcattaaattcataaataaaaacaaatgacaAAATGCATACAATACAGCAGTGATAGCTGAAAAATTCATAatccagaaaaattaaaaaacatatagttAACTGTTAAGTACTCTACTCATAGTAAATGGTAAAAAGTTGTGGGGTTTTGGCCAGGGGGGAGATGAGAAACTTGATGCTATTTAGAcatgttatgtattttttttttaaataaaaacaatataatgtttaaataatatataatatatatgtaatagtaatatataataataatataatatagtataatgtttaaattatttcatttcaattactttttcaaattttaggttttttgttagttttctctttcaaatttaaaactttggcACCGTTTTATCACTTACTATATGAAGAATACTTGGCAGATTTaaattcatcttttaaaatgcttatttatgaTAAGTTTAAGTAAAAAGCTGCACATTAGTTCCACGTGAAAGacaactacaaaataaatattatttaaatttttgtaaatcgttatttttgcaatataaaaaaatgcatagtagTATGCCACCAttgcttaataattttagacaattgtaacttgacaaaaaaaaattttttattcgccATTGCAAGGCTGGATTACGCCATCTGGCATGAAGATCGGTTCCATGACTGACCCTTCCCTCTTCTCCACAAGCTAATGatgaaagcatgcgaagtgttgccaaAGGCAGAGAGTTCTGCTTTACGCCACCTGTAGCGCATTTCAATCGCcagtaagaaaaagaaaagttacaaTTCTAACAAATAATTggacattttgaaaacaataataataaaaaaaaaatttgtggaattttaaaaaaaaaaaaaattttggtgttgcaattttgaaaaatcttctttccctgtaaataacataaaacattAACATAATCATGAAGGTCAGAATCAGGATGATGAGGCATATGTTTATCCACAATTCAAACATCATAACTAATAAACTACacaattaactaataatttccaaaaaactACATGAAGttcaagtaaataattaaatatatttcaatgtcATGCATAAttgcacataaaaaatttaaatattcttaaaatcacagtatgaataaataaatcaataatttttcagaagaatGCTGAATTCAATTACAGTGGTTATCAGCATACATGTAAATATGAGTCAATGGCTACAAGGTTGCAATAACAGttctaacaaaatttaaaacatataacaagcaatttatttaaaattgatgtaaTCAGAGCAGAaagtaagattaattttaattaatcctCTCAGGAATTCAATCCTCtctattctttaaatataaagtaaaaaagacagattgagtttttttatttaaaaaggggaaaatgataaataaagacGGTAGAAATCTTTTCGAGTTATAGAGATTATAATCTAGAATCTACTGTAATCTGTTTTTCTCAGTTGCATAAGATTTCCTCTATGGtataaaacttcaatttcattttaatatatattcaatttttataattaaaagaatttctatttaataaaaaaaatgctagataTACAAATGTAACtacattgtaattaaaaaagcactAGGAAGAATCTAGGAGTTACTTTTCTTTTAGGGGTTCAATATGGAGTTAGAATCGTAAtatattaaccctttgacatatcattaaatttcttgatataGAAATGATCTTTGATTGCACTGTAAACAACAACTCACAACAGATTGttgacagagatgccaactgctcctgacacgccaaaataattttttaaaaaaacggtaaatagctacaaactaaattttgcaaatatttgactatttttgcttgctttttaaaaggttttacgaattatttagaaatagtggtggataaaaatctactaaattgaatttattaaaccaagaatcacaattgataaactacaaccttaaaatatttatttgctgtctggagcaagttggcatctctgtgttgaAGACGTCTGAGACacgtcaattattgttttgacataAGAAACAAATGACTTCTCCTAGACGTCTTCGTATGTCAAGGGGTTAAGGATTGCAAATCAACTATACGAATCTGCTGTTCAACAttggttaaaagaaaaaatttctcactGAATATCGAAAAGTTTTAGAGATTGTTTTAAGGTAAATTATACAGGGTATTTGCCNCGTTTTGCATAATACATACaaggtatctgctacattttagattttcaaattcatgactaattaaaagaacttttgatgacttaacgaagttactagtTTCTCCCGACAAAAACagaacaatacatttaaaaagcattataatacattcattgaaatgataggttAACCAAAAcagttatactctgcatcttcatatttagagattttaaatttaaaaaacagagtaaagaaagagctgaagcaataaaataacgGAAAGAAAATacgaaagcaaataatttttttcttcttttttttctgcagaattatattttaaagatactttgcttggaaagaaaaaaaatactcctgatttttctgttctcatttcggaatttaaaaaaaaaactataataaaaattcggaaatcacagaagtttaaaagataattcgctctagaattgatgttttttcattcattttttgaaagaacaccacaatttttaaagaacatgacaaaaacattttatattatactaatttGGAAGGGGAGGGgagtaaattccattttaaaaattagactttttgGCAATCttaatccatgactttccatNTCAAACATCATAACTAATAAACTACacaattaactaataatttccaaaaaactACATGAAGttcaagtaaataattaaatatatttcaatgtcATGCATAAttgcacataaaaaatttaaatattcttaaaatcacagtatgaataaataaatcaataatttttcagaagaatGCTGAATTCAATTACAGTGGTTATCAGCATACATGTAAATATGAGTCAATGGCTACAAGGTTGCAATAACAGttctaacaaaatttaaaacatataacaagcaatttatttaaaattgatgtaaTCAGAGCAGAAAGTaagatgaattttaattaatcctCTCAGGAATTCAATCCTCtctattctttaaatataaagtaaaaaagacagattgagtttttttatctaaaatgggaaaataataaagacgGTAGAAATCTTTTCGAGTTATAGAGATTATAATCTGTTTTTCTCAGTTGCATAAGATTTCCTCTATGGtataaaacttgaattttattttaatatatattcaatttttataattaaaagaatttctatttaataaaaagaaatgctaGATATACAAATGTAGCtacattgtaatttaaaaaaaagcactagGAAGAATCTAGGAGTTACTTTTCTTTTAGGGGTTCAATATGGAGTTAGAATCGTAATACAGTACAGatcccgttatccggaaatcagaaaaccagaacgaaattcgataaattttctcggcatttttaaaaaaaaaaaaatttttcttcataagattttacgatttttctttctttttttaaagatgtttaccttaccatcattttggaaataatcattagtgtattacttcatcgttttttcttatttttaagttttccaaatatatatatatacatttttagttggcttaacaataataaaaacggctttttgtagcgattcagaaaaccggaaaaatcagttatccggaatagcgattaTCCCGAgggttccggataatcggttccctactgtatattaACCCCTTGGcatatcattaaatttcttgatataGAAATGATCTTTGATTGCACTGTAAACAACAACTCACAACAGATTGTTGACAGGgatgccaaaataattttttaaaaaaacggtaaataactgcaaagtaaattttgcaaatatttgactatttttgctcgctttttaaaaggtatagcatgatataactactataaagtggtgaattatataagcctacgaattatttagaaatagtggtggataaaaatctactaaattgaatttattaaaccaagaatcacaattgataaactacaactttaaaatatttatttgctgtccggagcaagttggcatctctgtgttgaAGACGCCTGAGACacgtcaattattgttttgacagAAGAAACAAATCACTTCTACTAGACGTCTTCGTATGTCAAGGGGTTAAGTATTGCAAATCAACTATATGAATCTGATGTTCAACATTGGTTAAACGAAAAAATTTCTCACTGAATATCGAAAAGTTTTAGAGATTGTTTTAAGGTAAATTATACAGGGTATTTGATACATTCTAGATTtttaaatccatgacttttccagactttccatgactaattccaagaattttttatgacttaacaaagttactattttctccaaaaaaaaaaaaaaaaNacacacaacaataaatttaaaaaggcataataataacattaattgaaatgataggtgtaaccaaaattgttatattctgcatcttcatatttagagattttaaatttaaaaaactgagtaaagaaagagttgaagcaataaaataactgaaagaaaatacgaaagcaaataatttttttcttcttttttttctgcagaattatattttaaagatactctgcttggaaagaaaaaaaatactcctgatttttctgttctcatttcggaattaaaaaaaaactataataaaaattcgaaaatcacagaagtttaaaacataattcactctagaattgatgttttttctttcatttttagaaagaacaccacaatttttaaagaacatgacaaaaacattttatattataataaaatatgactgtgagtgggattttgttacaaattaaaatatttggaacaCTGTGAATTTGGAAGGGGAGGAgagtaaattccattttaaaaattagactttttgGCAATCttaatccatgactttccatgatttttttttttaaaaaaaaatagttaaaatcataactttttgtgaaatttttctttcaataccGAAATACATGACTTTCCAGCTGTGCGGATACCCTGATTATAGTACATAATCAGGGTATCAGCGCAGCTGGATTATCTATCATAGTTATGGaatgatcaaaaattaaattctgatgataaaaataaaaccttttgaATATACTGTGTgccattgtattaaaatatcttatgttTAACAGATGCTACATTAATAAATGCTTAtgtaaatcaaatgaaaaatgaattaattataaagtacACTATTAGCATTTCATTGCAAAGATTTGGATGAGTCATTTTACATCTATAAAAGTTACACCACATTTctttcagaaacttttttttaaaattaagtttaagaaatctGAAAAGCATTAACGATAGATCGCTAAGGGTGGCAAAACAGTACTTACTcaacatataaatacataaaataacagttgaaaattaaaatacttaaaaacatcAATTGAAAGGGAAACATCTAAAAATGACAACAGGAAAGAAATATTCCATTTCAGTCTTTTAATTGAAGAAGATTCAATCTTCTTTCAATCATGGAACTTTTATTTCTGACCAAAGgtaaacaaataaactaaattgtCAAGGTACActttaaaaggaaaagttaCCCACGAAGATAgtgttgcttattttttttctctcttttagaATGGCTATTAAATTCGTAGAACATTCTCTCCGCTTATGCTCTGAAATATTACGAgttcttcataaaataacttaataatacaAAGTCAAAGTGATTTCAAACcgataaacaaagaaataaataaacattagttTTTCACACGGTTTTCCCTTGAGATTTCATTAGCTTCAgggcacttttaattttttagtctttatattttcaggctttttaaaatacttgctTCCAGGAACACATATAATTTGAGCCTGGCAGTCATATATTATTCAACCTTACTGTTTGGTTATGCagtatatattttcatactaataactaataattataacatactAATCATACTCTgatctaaaattcatttttataatttaaaattaactatgaattaaatttgtaataattcattcttttgattaaaaactgcGAATTAAATCTAGTTTGCATGTTCTGTATTGGCTTATTCAGGGTGTGTAGTCAAgtctctcaacaaaaaatacGCACCTTTTaggtactttttaagcactcaaaaatatttttaagcactacatacattaacaaaatgcaaaataattttcaaagactttacatgatcatgaaaaaataaatagtttctgacaaagaactcttttcttgattatattagccattataaaatgatcgagagatttttcagtttgatgtcagagggtggaaaatgaagtcagaaattgaaaatatcttgcaaaatgcagcagagttgcacatgagagtgcaataatcttaCCGAACCCTGCTCAGTAGACACACGTGcaactcgcaagtatttcatcaaacaagtAAAATGAATAGTGCTTTCATACGCTAGACCAACAGTATGCGAATTaaattgtggttgaatgaattgtgaaaacgttgcagagaacaatgtgaaaaatttgcttttgcataatatgtgtCGATTTTCGCCATCTCAtcaatctcattttcgaaaagggaaaattaagcactttttaaaaacactatacACCATGTTATTGTTTTTGTTCctctgtataataaaaatttcaagctaaaaTCTGTAACTCAAatcaagaatttatttcaaatcaagaAGCCAGCAAGAATTTTGAGTCCTTGGTTCTTCACACAAGTCCATACAAGTTGTGATGTACAGactttttgtgttttaacaATTTACTCTCCagataaaacttttcattacaAATGGGACAAGAAAACAACTGTTTTCTCTTATGACATTTGCTGTGTTCTTCTAGACTTGTAGTCGAAGGAAAgaattttttgcaagttttgcACCTTAGGCTATCAGAAATAGTTTTCATATGATGGTGATGCTTCAGTATTCCACTGTTGAAGAAATGCTTAAAACAGATCAAGCATTTGAACCTCTCAATACCTCCGTGGCATCTTCTATGATCCCCGATAAACTGTAAAGAATGGAACTTTCTATGGCAAATCGTACACGCAAAGGCAGGTTGAATAATCTTTTTCAATCTGGAATCACTTTTCTTAGAGCGTTGAGAATTATATTTACTTGATTGAGGAGAATTACTTAAAGATGGAATACTGTGTCTTTGTTTTGAATGAGAATTACTCGTAACAGATTTACCATGCTTTTGTTTTGATGCAAGGGAATAACTTGAATCAGATAGatctttttttgaagaattaatcaAGGGAGATTTACCATGCTTTTGTTTTGATGGAAGGGAATTACTTGAATCAGATATATCTTGTTTTGAAGGAATAGAATGACTCAAGGGAGATTCACCATGCTTTTGTTTTGATGGAAGGGAATTACTTGAATCAGATATACCTTGTTTTGAAGAAAGAGAATTACTTGAATCCGAGAGATCTTGTTTTGAAGAAAGAGAATGACTCAAAGGAGATTTAATAGATACTAATTTTGATTGAGGAGAATTACTCAAAGGAGATTTAGTTGATAATTTTGAAGGAGAAGAAATACTCAAAGAAGTTTTAGCAAGCATTTGTTTAGATGATGAGGAATTACTTGAGGCAGATTGAGCTTGTTTTTGCTTTGATTGtggaaaattattcaaatcagatttagcagacattaattttgaaggaaGGGAATTACTCGAGGTAGAATTAGCAGATATTTGTTTGAATGAATGCTCTTTTATcgacaatttttttgaattttgctttGAATGACTATATGAAGCTCTAGATATTTTCACATGATTATGATGCTTTAAAACTCCACTAttgaaaaaatgcttaaaacaaattaagcatTTGAATCTTTCAATACCGCCATGGCATCTTCTATGATCGCTAATAAACTTCAAAGAATTAAACTTCCTATGACAAATTGTGCACCGAAAGGCAGGattaattagtttctttttttcaggaaaataattCTTAGATCTCACGAAATTTTTTTGCGCTTGTTTGATATTTGAGTCAGAGGAAAAGTGCAGAGCAGATTTACTGGGTTTTTGCTCAGATTTAGGAGAAATATTTGAGGCAGGTTGCCGAAATGCTAGTTTTGATTTTGGGCCagaattattagatttttctttttctttggaagaatttttcaaaacagatatatctgatttttctttttctttagaagaatttttcaaaacagataTATCCGATTTTTCtttagaagaatttttcaaaacagacatatcagatttttgttctGATTGAGGAGCAATAATCAAGGCAGGTTTATTGGATTTTTGCTCCGTTTGAGGAGCAATAAAAGATATATCGGATTTCTGTTCCGATTGAGGTGTAATAACCAAAGCAGATTCATTAGACTTTTGCTCGAATAGAGGAGTAATAACTAAAGCAGATTTTGGTTCCAAATGAGGAACAATAACCAAagcagattttgtttttaattgagcAGAATTAACTAAAGAGGTTTcagtagattttaattttgactgtGGGcagttattcaaattaaatttttgctttaattcagacaaatcattaaaaacactTTGTTTAGGTGCCTGTTTAGTTTCTTCAGCAGATGAAACAGCAGGTTGCTGTTGAGATGAATTGCTTGTTGAAGAAGGAAGAGCAACATGATCAGCCCGAATATGTGACGTTAAAAAGTAATTCctcttaaattttttgccaCAAACTTCACAAACGTACGGTTTCTTTTTAGATTTGTCGATCTTATGTTTATACAACTCAGAAGCGGAGACATACGGTTTTCGGCAACAGTCACAGAAGTAAGAATCCTGACGAATATGAGTCGTCATGTGTTTGATGCTGTCGAGGTCAGATTCATACAACGCTATGAATCCACAAATGAGGCattcattttcaacaaaatactgCAATATAGgttctaaaagttttttactaATATCTGATTCactctgaacttttttttctgacgaTCTCCTACGGCCCTCTTTTAGACCACAGCTTTTACTGCCTGATTTATTTGATAAGGTATTTTGAACACCCAATAGAGATGGTAgtgtagaatttttaatttcttttggcacatttaaaaagtaaacattttggTCATCTCCTGCACTAGATGTATTAGCAGGAACCAGGCCAGGTACCTGGTTACATTGAAGAGACATATCTTGATTTGTAGAAtcgccattttcaaaaatgtaagaaGTTTCCATTCTGTATTGCATTCCAGTGCGTGGATCATTTACAAAGCATACCTCAACTTTGTATGGTTTTCCAAACTGTTCTGGTGAGGTCAGTTTGGAAAATGCTTCGTTTGACCACATATTAACTGGAGATATGCGGGTTACGGCCCTCATTGAATTCATTTTAgagcaaaattattgaaacagtTACGAGTTCACTTTTTCTCTAATGCACTTCAAAAAGGAGCGCCACAATGTTTTCCATTGTTGCCACAAAACTATCCTCTCCGGAACATCAAAAGGGTCAaccctaaaataatttataaaaacattatatcaaagaaaatggttactaaaatttgttacaaatttgaataaaactaaaacatgtCACATGGAAACGCATATACAGTAGAGTCCCAATTATCCGAGCCCCAGTTAACCAAGTTTCTGCTTTAaccgagctatcaaatatttcaaggatatttttctgttctagtttatttttaaaaaaaccgctgaaaaaaaatctgaattttatcttccaaacactcagaaaaacaaaatccaaCAACTTGGTCTGatgaaattattgttaatatcatcaataatgataatgaatctagcgaagatgatgaagacagtgattattaaaatcaacatataaaaatctctcataCAGATGGACTAAAAGCTATCGAATGTACTATTGAATATatagaacaacaaaaagagGCGACACCAGCCTTCCTGTAATCCCTAAAAAAGACGAAACATTACTACAGAAAAGCGCCAAAGTTACGTAGAACGAAAAacgattaaggactttttttaagtaaaaactatttaattctcgtaaagtatgctttttaaatgttttttagcaagctttttaattataatatgaattgtatGTGGTATACTCGTatactttttgtatttcttaaatataccttctctttttctttccgtTTTTATACGCTTCGTCTTAACCGAGTTTTTCGATTATCCGAGTTTGTTGCGGTCCTCATTAACTCGtataatcgggactctactgtatcATCATTTCCACAACTTCTTTAGCTTCAAAGCAAAgaataaaagagaaacataaggattcaaaagaaattacaaaCAATTTAGGATACAGAAAAGAGTGGAGTGGCTCATAAGGTacagaagaaacaaaagaataTGGTGGGAATCAggatgtagaaaataaaattcttgatatttggaaaaaatgacACATTGTAAAGTTattctatattaaaatcaccaaaatatttcaaaatgaaaaatgatctttttaaatctaagaataaaaaagttttttttttgttatgtttcaCGTCTCGGAATATTCATTAAACACTTCTCTAGCCCTgtgacagaattttttcaagccATCTAcgacaaaactctctagcactaatatctctctgcaaaatacttataataataataaacatatattttactaatttaaaataacaaaagtgct
The Parasteatoda tepidariorum isolate YZ-2023 chromosome 9, CAS_Ptep_4.0, whole genome shotgun sequence genome window above contains:
- the LOC107448196 gene encoding zinc finger protein 354A, with translation MNSMRAVTRISPVNMWSNEAFSKLTSPEQFGKPYKVEVCFVNDPRTGMQYRMETSYIFENGDSTNQDMSLQCNQVPGLVPANTSSAGDDQNVYFLNVPKEIKNSTLPSLLGVQNTLSNKSGSKSCGLKEGRRRSSEKKVQSESDISKKLLEPILQYFVENECLICGFIALYESDLDSIKHMTTHIRQDSYFCDCCRKPYVSASELYKHKIDKSKKKPYVCEVCGKKFKRNYFLTSHIRADHVALPSSTSNSSQQQPAVSSAEETKQAPKQSVFNDLSELKQKFNLNNCPQSKLKSTETSLVNSAQLKTKSALVIVPHLEPKSALVITPLFEQKSNESALVITPQSEQKSDISFIAPQTEQKSNKPALIIAPQSEQKSDMSVLKNSSKEKSDISVLKNSSKEKEKSDISVLKNSSKEKEKSNNSGPKSKLAFRQPASNISPKSEQKPSKSALHFSSDSNIKQAQKNFVRSKNYFPEKKKLINPAFRCTICHRKFNSLKFISDHRRCHGGIERFKCLICFKHFFNSGVLKHHNHVKISRASYSHSKQNSKKLSIKEHSFKQISANSTSSNSLPSKLMSAKSDLNNFPQSKQKQAQSASSNSSSSKQMLAKTSLSISSPSKLSTKSPLSNSPQSKLVSIKSPLSHSLSSKQDLSDSSNSLSSKQGISDSSNSLPSKQKHGESPLSHSIPSKQDISDSSNSLPSKQKHGKSPLINSSKKDLSDSSYSLASKQKHGKSVTSNSHSKQRHSIPSLSNSPQSSKYNSQRSKKSDSRLKKIIQPAFACTICHRKFHSLQFIGDHRRCHGGIERFKCLICFKHFFNSGILKHHHHMKTISDSLRCKTCKKFFPSTTSLEEHSKCHKRKQLFSCPICNEKFYLESKLLKHKKSVHHNLYGLV